Below is a genomic region from Deltaproteobacteria bacterium.
GTACGGGAGATACGGGGAGAAGGCCTCGAGCTGGTTGGCCGGTACAGCGTGCGGGGCGCCGCTATGGTGGTCGTGAAGGGCCTCACGCCTGGCCAGTACGTGCTGGAGATCGAGGACAAGCAGAGAGCTCGCCGCTTCCGGCTCCGCTTCGACATCGAATCGTCCGCGTGAGCGCCGCCACCGCCGCGGCCGGTCTCCCGCGGCGTGGACCCGCGCGCTCCGCGATGCTAGGTGCGCTGCACCGAGACGACGCTCGTGCGCGACGATGCCGGCCTGAGACCCCTCCGTCGCTCTCCCGGGTCGCGGCACGCGTCCCGGGCCGGGCGCGTGCCGCCAGGCCACGCATGAGGTTCGTGCCGACGCTCTCCGTCGAGTGGTCGGCGGGCGGGCTGCGCTTTCGCCTGGACGTGCCCGAGCAGGATCTCGCCGAGCCGCTGCTGGAGGAGGTGCGGCACCCGCTCGGCGAGGACACGTTGCGCGCGCTGGAGCAGAGCGCCGACGCGCTGCTGCGCGGCGCCGAGAGCGCCGGCTTCCCCGACGAGGCCCGAGCGCGCGGCGCCGTACTCTACCGCACGCTCGTGCCGTCGCGCCTGCGCCCGCGGCTGCGCGCCGTGCACGGGCCGCTGCTCATCAGCACCGCGCTCTACGGGATGCCATGGGAGCTGCTCCACGACGACGAGGAGTTCTGGGGCCTGCGCTACGGCCTCGGTAAGCGGCTGGTCATGGACCGGCCGCTGCCGGCGGCCACCAGCCCTCGGCTCCGCCCCCGCCCGCGAGCG
It encodes:
- a CDS encoding CHAT domain-containing protein, which translates into the protein MLGALHRDDARARRCRPETPPSLSRVAARVPGRARAARPRMRFVPTLSVEWSAGGLRFRLDVPEQDLAEPLLEEVRHPLGEDTLRALEQSADALLRGAESAGFPDEARARGAVLYRTLVPSRLRPRLRAVHGPLLISTALYGMPWELLHDDEEFWGLRYGLGKRLVMDRPLPAATSPRLRPRPRALVIGSDPRGDLRFVGLEVEAICEALEPLADIECVTGRLATFDAVTAYLGERFDLIHYCGHLVASADAKPGLLLA